The genomic region TGCATATAGACACTCACTTTAAAATACCCGAAATGATAGAATACAGGGACAGGCTTGCGCTGGAATGGGGCCTGGATATGATTTACGGGGAAAACAGGGAAGCCCTCGAAAAGAAACTCACATACCCCGACGGGAATGTCAGCCGTCTTGAATGCTGCAGGCTGCTGAAAACCGAAGCGCTGAAAAACACACTGAACGGAAAATGGCCGAGATACCGGCTCAACCACGAGAAAAAATGTTATGAGCCTGACACGAATACCGAGCCTTTCACCGGGGTTATTGTAGGTGTAAGGGCCGATGAAGAAGGAAGCCGTTCGAAAGAAAGATATTTTTCGCCAAGGGATAAAAACAGCGACTGGGATATAGGGGATCAGCCCCCTGAATTCTGGGGACAGTTTAAAACCGATTTTGCGCCGGGAACACATCTGCGCATACACCCGCTTTTGGACTGGACCGAACTTGACATATGGGAATATATAAAACGTGAGAACATTCCCACCGTATCGTTGTATTACGACCGCGGGGACGGTAAAAGATACCGTTCTCTTGGATGCTGGCCGTGCACATTTCCTGTTGAATCCAACGCTAAAACGGTGGATGACATAATATATGAGCTTAAAAGCGGAAAATTCGCCAATATAGCAGAGCGCTCAGGCCGAGCCCAGGACAAGGAAGACGGAGGCGGCCTTGAGGAACTGAGGAAAGGCGGGTATATGTAAGGGCCTTTTGATTATTTAAAAGCAGGATATTTAATAAAAACGAATAGGGGTTTTAAGAATGGAAAACGGTGAGCCAATTTTTAACAGGCGGGATTTGATAAATAAACAGGATATGAATATAGTAATCGTGGGACATGTGGATCACGGTAAAAGCACGGTGATTGGAAGGCTTTTGGCCGATACCAATTCATTGCCCGAGGGAAAGCTGGAACAGGTGAAGGAAATATGCCGGCGCAACTCCAAACCGTTCGAATATGCATTTTTACTGGATGCGCTGAAGGACGAACAGGCACAGGGCATAACCATTGATACAGCGCGCTGCTTTTTCCAGACAGAAAAGAGAAACTATATTATAATTGACGCCCCCGGGCATATTGAGTTTCTGAAGAATATGATTACCGGCGCAGCCCGTGCTGAAGCGGCGCTTTTGGTTATAGACGCCAGCGAGGGGATTCAGGAAAATTCCCGCCGTCACGGCTTTATGCTGTCAATGCTCGGCATTAAACAGGTGTGTGTTCTTGTTAACAAAATGGATTTGGTGGGATACGGCGAAAAGCCTTTCAGACGTATAGAAAGACAGTACAGGCGTTTCTTGAAGAAAGTGGACGTGGAGCCTGTATGTTTTATCCCGATTAGCGCAAGGGAAGGGGATAATGTCGCAAATCATTCGGATAAAATGTCCTGGTATAAAGGCATGAATGTGCTTGAAGTTCTGGACTCGTTCAAAAGCGAAGAGCTTCCTGAAGACAAGCCGTTCCGTATGCCGGTTCAGGATGTATATAAATTCACAAGGGGCGGAGACAACAGAAGGATTATTGCCGGAACCATTGAAACGGGAAAAATTTCGGTCGGCGATGAAGTAATATTCTATCCGTCGGGCAAACGTACGAGGATAAAGTCAATAGAAGGCTTCAACAGACCGCCGGTCACCGAGATTGGGGCAGGATGGGCCACGGGCTTCACTGTAACCGAGCAAATTTATGTAAAACGCGGAGAACTGATGTGTAAGGCGGACGAACTTAAACCCAAAGTTACGGGCCGGATGCTTGTGAATTTGTTCTGGCTTGGCAAAAATCCGCTGGTAAAGGGAAAAGACTACTATTTAAAACTTGGAACGGCGAAAGTAAGCATGCGGGTGGAAGAAATCCGGAACGTCATTGATGCGTCAAGCCTTGTCAGCAAAAAGAAGGAGCAGGTGGACCGAAACGAAGTGGCAGAATGCATCCTGAGCCTGGACAGGCATATTGCCTTTGATTTGACGGCTGACATCGCAAACACAAGCCGTTTTGTAATTGTGGATGAGTATGAGATTTCGGGCGGCGGAATCGTTATAAGCGATTTGGAGGATCAGACAAGCTGGGTTCGGGACAAGGTTCTGATGCGTAATTACAAATGGATTGGAAGCGAAATAAGTGCCGAAACGCGCGCTTTGAAGTACGGCCATGGCGCTGCGCTGATTCTTATTACCGGTGAAAAGCAAAGCCCGAGAAAAGAGCTGGGCAGAGCACTTGAAAAACAGTTGTTTGATGACGGGAAACTCGTGTATTACCTTGGAATGGGAAGTGTCATGTATGGTGTTGATGCCGATCTTATGGATCATGAGCTTATTGTACCAAGCAGGCAGGAACATATCCGCAGATTGACCGAGGTTGCACATATAATGCTTGATGCAGGCATGATATTTATCATTTCGGCAAGAGAACTCACTGCCGAGGATTATAATGTGATATGCACGGGAATTCCCCACGAAAAAATCACCGTAATCTGGGTTGGGGAAGAAAAAACCACCGATATTCCGGTGACCATTCATATTAGTAGTATTGAGAATATTGACGAATGTGTTCGCATGATTAGAAAACGGATTAACTTGTAATGCCTATTAATTATACAGCAGGAGGATTTTCATGCGGTTGTCAAGGAAAAGTGAATATGCGCTTTTGGCTTTGATTGATCTTGCAAGGCATTACGGAAATGCTGATCCCCCGAAGATTGTTGAGGTGGCTGAAAGAAACGATATACCGAAAAAGTATCTGGAGCAGATATTCCTGCAATTGAAGGGCGCAGGATACGTAAGGAGCATACGGGGTTCAAAGGGCGGATATGAGCTTGCAAAAAGCCCCGATCAAATAACTCTTGCCGAAATTATAAGACTTATTGACGGACCTTTGGCGTCAGTGGGTTCTGCAAGCCTGTATTTTTTTGAACATACCCCTATAGAAAAAAATGAGAAACTGCTGCAGGTTTTCAAGGAAATCCGGGATTTTGTGGCCGATAAACTGGAGAATCTGACCATTTCCCAGTTTGTTCAGTAATGTCAAATTTTCAGGCTCAACAGTTTCAGCATATTTAGTACCAGCATGGCGGAATTTATTGCCGTCGTGCGTTCAAACTCGTCATAGTCCATGACGGCGTTGCTGTCGGCATTGTCAGATATGCTTCTTATGACAACAGAGGGCACTCCGTACATATCTGCCACATGCCCTATTGCAGTTCCCTCCATTTCCACGCGGCAGGGATCGTATATGTCCTTGATTGATTTTTTTAAAACATCGTCGAATTTGTAAGAACTATATTCGTGCCCTTACATTTCCCCACAAAAATTTAAAACCCGCGTATTCCTGTTCATCCGTCACCGTTATGTTATGCAGTATCAGCTCAATTTCAGCGTCCATCGCACCGATTATTCCGATTATATCCATTCAACTCATCTTCCTCAGCTTTTTGGAAAATCTGTTCCTTTCATTTAAATAAACCTTGTAATAAAATTACAATATTCTTTACAGTCATACTGTCGGACATGGCAAAACTTATTTAATTTATAAAAATAACGGTGTGAAATGTTGCATTGGCATAAAAAATATTGTATATTAAGTCTATCGATATTATAGACTTTAAGGAGTATAAAGTATGGATGCGACTTTTTTCCTGTTTCTGATTGCGGGGTTTATAGCCCAGGTAATTGACGGCTGTATAGGCATGGCTTACGGCGTGAGCTCAACAAGTCTTTTGCTCAGCTTTGGAGTGCCGCCGGCCGCAGCAAGCGCGTCGGTACATACGGCTGAGGTTTTTACAACGTTTGTTTCGGGAATCTCCCATTACAAGCTTAAAAACGTGGATAAAAAGTTATTTGCCTCGCTGGTCGTTCCGGGAGTAATCGGCGGAATTGTGGGTGCTTACATCCTGTCAAATATTGATACGACGATAATTGAGCCGGTTATAAACGTATACCTCATTGTAATGGGGGTGCGGATAATTGTTAAAGCTTTTGTGAAGCCAGGCGATGAGGCGGCAAAAAAACTGGAAGGGGTCAGACTGTATATTCTTGGCGTTTTGGGCGGTTTTCTCGATGCAATAGGAGGCGGAGGATGGGGACCGGTGGTTACGACCACCCTTGTTGCAGGCGGCAATACTCCAAGGTATGTAATCGGTTCGGTGAATGCGTCGGAATTCTTTGTAACCTTGGCCCAGACAATAACGTTTATTACAGCAGTCGGTTTCGGGGAATACGGCAAAATAATACTGGGACTTGCGGCGGGAGGTATTTTGGCTGCGCCTTTTGCGGCATATCTTGTTAGGAAAATTTCGCCAAAGCTGATGATGATTTTGGTGGGTACCGTAGTTGCCGCATTAAACATAAGGAATATAATTCTTATGCTGGTTTAGAAAACAAGGAAATTTTAATTAAAAGCCTGCAATCCCTGTAATTGCAGGCTTTTTTGTTTTTCACCCGTCTGAGTAACCGCTCTTTTGTCATAAACAGACAATTAAGCAGATACAAAGGCGGAAAAATTGTAGTTGTATTATGAAAGACATTGATCCTTTGGTGTGATATAATAAAATGATTGACTACGAATAAATGTTGGCTGTGAGAGAGCAAACTTACAGGCGGGGTTTTGAAGTTATTATGAATTATTTAAGGCTGACTGAAAGGGAAATCAGTAATTTCATAGGGGATCCGGTGATATATAACCGCGGGCGTATTTACTTTCACAGCGGCTTAGTGGAAGACGTGCATTTTGATGAAGTCAGGGATTGTATTACCGCCCGGGTTAACGGAAATTATGATAACCGGGTGAAAATATTCCTGGATTCCAATAAGAATATTTACGCTCAGAACTGCACATGCCAGTACTATCAGAGACACGGGAAACCGTGCAAGCATATTGCTGCCGTTCTTTTAGAATTAAACAAAAGGGCGGAGAATGAACAGCTTAAGTACAAGAACAGCTATAAAGCGGTAAAGGCGGTTTTTAAGAGAATGGAAGCCGAAACAGGCAAATCCCTTTCAGA from Thermoclostridium stercorarium subsp. stercorarium DSM 8532 harbors:
- the cysD gene encoding sulfate adenylyltransferase subunit CysD, whose product is MNHLDKLENKSIHILREAYANFKNLCMLWSVGKDSTVLLWLARKAFFGHVPFPLVHIDTHFKIPEMIEYRDRLALEWGLDMIYGENREALEKKLTYPDGNVSRLECCRLLKTEALKNTLNGKWPRYRLNHEKKCYEPDTNTEPFTGVIVGVRADEEGSRSKERYFSPRDKNSDWDIGDQPPEFWGQFKTDFAPGTHLRIHPLLDWTELDIWEYIKRENIPTVSLYYDRGDGKRYRSLGCWPCTFPVESNAKTVDDIIYELKSGKFANIAERSGRAQDKEDGGGLEELRKGGYM
- a CDS encoding GTP-binding protein, which encodes MENGEPIFNRRDLINKQDMNIVIVGHVDHGKSTVIGRLLADTNSLPEGKLEQVKEICRRNSKPFEYAFLLDALKDEQAQGITIDTARCFFQTEKRNYIIIDAPGHIEFLKNMITGAARAEAALLVIDASEGIQENSRRHGFMLSMLGIKQVCVLVNKMDLVGYGEKPFRRIERQYRRFLKKVDVEPVCFIPISAREGDNVANHSDKMSWYKGMNVLEVLDSFKSEELPEDKPFRMPVQDVYKFTRGGDNRRIIAGTIETGKISVGDEVIFYPSGKRTRIKSIEGFNRPPVTEIGAGWATGFTVTEQIYVKRGELMCKADELKPKVTGRMLVNLFWLGKNPLVKGKDYYLKLGTAKVSMRVEEIRNVIDASSLVSKKKEQVDRNEVAECILSLDRHIAFDLTADIANTSRFVIVDEYEISGGGIVISDLEDQTSWVRDKVLMRNYKWIGSEISAETRALKYGHGAALILITGEKQSPRKELGRALEKQLFDDGKLVYYLGMGSVMYGVDADLMDHELIVPSRQEHIRRLTEVAHIMLDAGMIFIISARELTAEDYNVICTGIPHEKITVIWVGEEKTTDIPVTIHISSIENIDECVRMIRKRINL
- a CDS encoding RrF2 family transcriptional regulator, translated to MRLSRKSEYALLALIDLARHYGNADPPKIVEVAERNDIPKKYLEQIFLQLKGAGYVRSIRGSKGGYELAKSPDQITLAEIIRLIDGPLASVGSASLYFFEHTPIEKNEKLLQVFKEIRDFVADKLENLTISQFVQ
- a CDS encoding nucleoside phosphorylase: MEGTAIGHVADMYGVPSVVIRSISDNADSNAVMDYDEFERTTAINSAMLVLNMLKLLSLKI
- a CDS encoding sulfite exporter TauE/SafE family protein — its product is MDATFFLFLIAGFIAQVIDGCIGMAYGVSSTSLLLSFGVPPAAASASVHTAEVFTTFVSGISHYKLKNVDKKLFASLVVPGVIGGIVGAYILSNIDTTIIEPVINVYLIVMGVRIIVKAFVKPGDEAAKKLEGVRLYILGVLGGFLDAIGGGGWGPVVTTTLVAGGNTPRYVIGSVNASEFFVTLAQTITFITAVGFGEYGKIILGLAAGGILAAPFAAYLVRKISPKLMMILVGTVVAALNIRNIILMLV